One Hordeum vulgare subsp. vulgare chromosome 4H, MorexV3_pseudomolecules_assembly, whole genome shotgun sequence DNA window includes the following coding sequences:
- the LOC123448673 gene encoding nuclear cap-binding protein subunit 1: protein MSTGWRTLLLRIGDRCPEYGGTADHKEHIEICYNVLSREYEHSKDDIFEFLLQCAEQLPHKIPFFGVLIGLINLENEDFAKGIVDATQANLQDALHTENRDRIRILLRFLCGLMCSKVISPNSIIETYETLLSSAATILDEEAGNPSWQPHADFYVYCILASLPWGGSELFEQVPDELERVLVGIQSYVSIRRHFDDIAFSVFETDEGNSPNKKDFMEDLWERMQLLSRNGWKVKSVPKPHLSLEAQLVVGKCHRFHPVSLPPPTFTMSSSEILQGQEKHEANLKYPQRLRRLHIFPTNKAENMQPVDRFVVEEYILDVLLFFNGCRKECAFYLVSLPVSFRYEYLMAETIFSQLLLLPNPPFRPIYYTLVIIDLCKALPAAFPSVVVAAVHALFDRISNMDTECRTRLILWFSHHLSNFQFIWPWQEWANVKGLPKWAPQRVFVQEVLEREIRLSYFEKIKQSIEDAAELEGLLPPKGGPNFRYHTDESKESTEGHRLSKELVSMVRGRKTTRDIILWVEEQIVPANGAKFAVDVVSQTLLDIGSKSFTHLITVLERYGQIISKLCPDEEMQLLLMDEVSAYWKNSTQMSAIAIDRMMGYRLISNLAIVKWVFSSANVDQFHVSDRPWEILRNTVSKTYNRISDLRKEIQTLRKSIQVAKEASAKAIKELEEAKSTLEIVEGQPVPSERPGRLRRLQGFADKAKEEEVTIEESLEAKEALLARGLEEGKELLRLLFKSFVDVLTERLPPVSADGDVPNLRAGDPNVTFPVSDPEAATMEIDNENGADNNSQVDCGNTKAGYNIGELEQWCLCTLGYLKSFSRQYATEIWSHIGMLDEEVFVGSIHPLIWKAAFSGLCRQMNQ from the exons GAAATCTGTTACAATGTGCTTTCTCGTGAATATGAACACTCCAAAGATGATATTTTTGAG TTTCTCCTTCAGTGTGCCGAACAATTACCTCACAAGATtcctttctttggagttttg ataggtttgataaatttagaaaatgaAGACTTTGCCAAGGGTATCGTGGATGCAACACAGGCTAACCTACAG GATGCTTTGCATACTGAAAACCGTGATAGGATCAGGATATTGTTACGGTTTCTCTGTGGCCTG ATGTGCAGCAAAGTTATATCGCCAAATTCCATTATTGAGACATACGAGACACTTTTATCATCTGCTGCAACTATATTGGATGAGGAAGCTGGAAATCCTTCTTGGCAACCACATGCTGATTTTTATGTTTACTGTATTTTGGCTTCCCTTCCATGGGGtggttcagaattgtttgag CAAGTCCCGGATGAACTCGAGAGGGTTCTGGTTGGTATACAGTCTTACGTAAGCATCAGAAGACattttgatgatattgctttctcaGTCTTCGAGACGGATGAAGGCAACTCTCCCAATAAAAAG GATTTCATGGAAGATTTATGGGAGCGTATGCAACTTCTTTCTCGTAATGGATGGAAGGTTAAAAGTG TTCCAAAACCTCACTTGTCGCTTGAAGCTCAGTTGGTAGTTGGAAAATGTCACCGTTTCCACCCAGTTAGTTTACCACCGCCTACTTTCACGATGTCATCTTCTGAGATATTACAAGGGCAAGAGAAGCATGAAGCCAATCTAAAGTATCCTCAAAGGCTTCGTAGGCTCcatatatttccaacaaataaagCTGAG AATATGCAACCTGTAGACCGTTTTGTTGTTGAGGAATACATATTGGATGTGCTACTTTTCTTCAATGGATG TCGCAAAGAATGTGCGTTTTATCTGGTCAGCCTTCCTGTGTCTTTTCGGTATGAATACCTGATGGCTGAGACCATATTTTCACAG CTACTATTGCTGCCGAATCCACCTTTCAGGCCAATCTACTATACGTTGGTTATCATCGATCTTTGCAAG GCTTTGCCAGCTGCATTTCCATCGGTGGTGGTAGCAGCAGTACATGCTCTTTTTGACAGAATTAGTAATATGGATACGGAGTGCCGCACCAGACTTATCCTATGGTTTTCACATCACTT GTCAAATTTTCAATTCATTTGGCCTTGGCAGGAATGGGCCAATGTGAAGGGCCTACCAAAATGGGCTCCGCAACGTGTTTTTGTCCAAGAAGTATTAGAAAGGGAAATTCGGTTGTCCTATTTCGAGAAAATCAAGCAG agTATTGAAGATGCTGCCGAGTTGGAAGGATTGTTACCCCCAAAAGGTGGTCCTAATTTCAGATATCATACTGATGAAAGCAAAGAAAGCACTGAAGGCCACAGGCTATCCAAGGAACTTGTTAGCATGGTTAGAGGAAGGAAGACTACACGTGATATTATTTTGTGGGTTGAGGAACAAATAGTTCCTGCAAATGGGGCCAAATTCGCAGTTGATGTTGTTAGTCAGACACTTCTTGACATTGGTTCAAAAAGTTTCACCCATCTTATCACTGTTTTGGAGAGATATGGTCAAATAATTTCCAAACTATGCCCAGATGAGGAAATGCAGCTATTGTTGATGGATGAAGTCAGTGCTTACTGGAAGAACAGTACCCAGATGTCAGCTATAGCTATTGATAGAATGATGGGTTATCGCTTAATTTCCAACTTGGCTATAGTCAAATGGGTTTTTTCTTCTGCTAATGTAGATCAATTTCATGTGTCGGATCGTCCATGGGAG ATTCTTAGGAATACTGTTAGTAAAACATACAATCGAATCAGTGATCTTCGGAAGGAAATTCAGACACTGAGGAAAAGTATTCAAGTTGCTAAAGAGGCTAGTGCAAAAGCCATCAAAGAGTTGGAGGAGGCTAAATCAACACTTGAAATTGTAGAGGGCCAACCTGTTCCATCTGAAAGACCAGGCAGGCTGAGACGACTCCAAGGTTTTGCTGACAAAGCAAAAGAAGAGGAAGTAACTATTGAAGAATCGTTAGAGGCAAAGGAGGCTCTCCTTGCCCGGGGGCTTGAAGAAGGCAAA GAATTGCTTAGGTTATTATTCAAGAGCTTTGTTGATGTGCTTACTGAACGCCTGCCACCTGTTTCTGCTGATGGAGATGTTCCTAACCTACGTGCTGGAGATCCTAATGTAACATTTCCAGTCAGCGATCCTGAAGCGGCAACTATGGAGATAGACAATGAAAATGGAGCAGATAACAATAG TCAAGTGGATTGTGGAAATACAAAAGCTGGTTATAATATTGGAGAGCTTGAGCAATGGTGCCTATGCACATTGGGGTATCTAAAGTCATTTTCTCGACAGTATGCAACAGAG ATTTGGTCTCACATCGGCATGTTGGACGAGGAGGTTTTCGTCGGGAGTATTCACCCTCTCATCTGGAAAGCTGCATTCTCCGGTTTGTGCAGACAGATGAACCAGTGA